From a single Novipirellula caenicola genomic region:
- a CDS encoding Hpt domain-containing protein, protein MFIELAEIVAEDAPGMLRELEEQLRSDQLAEVAQTAHALKGLLSTFHTGPPVAQLQPFIDEARQGHTDIVAMMFHDLVPSLRHFIGQVQQLNDRS, encoded by the coding sequence ATGTTCATCGAGCTTGCTGAAATTGTGGCCGAAGATGCTCCCGGCATGCTGAGGGAACTCGAGGAGCAATTGCGATCCGACCAACTCGCGGAGGTGGCGCAGACGGCACACGCACTCAAAGGCCTGTTGAGCACCTTTCACACCGGGCCGCCCGTGGCACAGTTGCAACCCTTTATCGATGAGGCCCGTCAAGGTCATACGGATATCGTCGCAATGATGTTTCACGACCTCGTGCCGTCGCTACGACATTTTATCGGTCAGGTTCAACAGCTTAACGATCGGTCCTGA